In Ovis canadensis isolate MfBH-ARS-UI-01 breed Bighorn chromosome 11, ARS-UI_OviCan_v2, whole genome shotgun sequence, one genomic interval encodes:
- the CHD3 gene encoding chromodomain-helicase-DNA-binding protein 3 isoform X3, which translates to MASPLRDEEEEEEEMVVSEEEDEEEEEGDEEEEEVEAADEDYEEDDDEGVLGRGPGHDRGRDRHSPPGCHLFPPPPPPPPPPLPPPPPPPPPDKDDIRLLPSTLGVKKRKRGPKKQKENKPGKPRKRKKLDSEEEFGSERDEYREKSESGGSEYGTGPGRKRRRKHREKKEKKTKRRKKGEGEGGQKQVEQKSSATLLLTWGLEDVEHVFSEEDYHTLTNYKAFSQFMRPLIAKKNPKIPMSKMMTILGAKWREFSANNPFKGSAAAVAAAAAAAAAAVAEQVSAAVSSATPIAPSGPPALPPPPAADIQPPPIRRAKTKEGKGPGHKRRSKSPRVPDGRKKLRGKKMAPLKIKLGLLGGKRKKGGSSDEGPEPEAEESDLDSGSVHSASGRPDGPIRTKKLKRGRPGRKKKKVLGCPAVAGEEEIDGYETDHQDYCEVCQQGGEIILCDTCPRAYHLVCLDPELDRAPEGKWSCPHCEKEGVQWEAKEEEEDYEEDGEEEGEKEEEDDHMEYCRVCKDGGELLCCDACISSYHIHCLNPPLPDIPNGEWLCPRCTCPVLKGRVQKILHWRWGEPPVAVPAPQQADGNPDAPPPRPLQGRSEREFFVKWVGLSYWHCSWAKELQLEIFHLVMYRNYQRKNDMDEPPPLDYGSGEDDGKSDKRKVKDPHYAEMEEKYYRFGIKPEWMTVHRIINHSVDKKGNYHYLVKWRDLPYDQSTWEEDEMNIPEYEDHKQSYWRHRELIMGEDPAQPRKYKKKKKELQGDGPPSSPTNDPTVKYETQPRFITATGGTLHMYQLEGLNWLRFSWAQGTDTILADEMGLGKTIQTIVFLYSLYKEGHTKGPFLVSAPLSTIINWEREFQMWAPKFYVVTYTGDKDSRAIIRENEFSFEDNAIKGGKKAFKMKREAQVKFHVLLTSYELITIDQAALGSIRWACLVVDEAHRLKNNQSKFFRVLNGYKIDHKLLLTGTPLQNNLEELFHLLNFLTPERFNNLEGFLEEFADISKEDQIKKLHDLLGPHMLRRLKADVFKNMPAKTELIVRVELSPMQKKYYKYILTRNFEALNSRGGGNQVSLLNIMMDLKKCCNHPYLFPVAAMESPKLPSGAYEGGALIKASGKLMLLQKMLRKLKEQGHRVLIFSQMTKMLDLLEDFLDYEGYKYERIDGGITGALRQEAIDRFNAPGAQQFCFLLSTRAGGLGINLATADTVIIFDSDWNPHNDIQAFSRAHRIGQANKVMIYRFVTRASVEERITQVAKRKMMLTHLVVRPGLGSKAGSMSKQELDDILKFGTEELFKDENEGENKEEDSSVIHYDNEAIARLLDRNQDATEDTDVQNMNEYLSSFKVAQYVVREEDKIEEIEREIIKQEENVDPDYWEKLLRHHYEQQQEDLARNLGKGKRVRKQVNYNDAAQEDQDNQSEYSVGSEEEDEDFDERPEGRRQSKRQLRNEKDKPLPPLLARVGGNIEVLGFNTRQRKAFLNAVMRWGMPPQDAFTTQWLVRDLRGKTEKEFKAYVSLFMRHLCEPGADGSETFADGVPREGLSRQQVLTRIGVMSLVKKKVQEFEHINGRWSMPELMPDPSADSKRSSRASSPTKTSPTTPEASAANSPCTSKPATPAPSEKGDGIRTPLEKDEAENQEEKPEKNSRIGEKMETEADTPSPSPSLGERLEPRKMPLEDEVPGVPGEMEPEPGYRGDREKSATESTPGERGEEKPMDGQEHRERPEGETGDLGKRAEDVKGERELRSGPPRDEPRSNGRREEKAEKPRFMFNIADGGFTELHTLWQNEERAAISSGKLNEIWHRRHDYWLLAGIVLHGYARWQDIQNDAQFAIINEPFKTEANKGNFLEMKNKFLARRFKLLEQALVIEEQLRRAAYLNLSQEPAHPAMALHARFAEAECLAESHQHLSKESLAGNKPANAVLHKGKGRGGPARGRAHSAASEPAGGVAERHEGGRDPPASHAVPNTPHRSPPSDVRAQHPQPAGQQGHGASPHTGLPPGSIRYTSGVRGGLQRRTRRGPGRRRRQLQPDASRVLHHSRHQRPSSAGEEGEGNGGGTGGRRAGSEGAPNRGGDLYRRLTGSQACPSPRSRPRGRPPAQAPGPAANPPPSPPLGPPLG; encoded by the exons ATAAGGATGACATTCGACTGCTGCCTTCAACATTGGGCGTGAAGAAGAGAAAGCGAGGACCTAAGAAACAGAAGGAGAACAAGCCAGGAAAGCCCCGGAAACGCAAGAAGCTT gACAGCGAGGAGGAATTTGGCTCTGAGCGAGATGAGTACCGGGAGAAGTCAGAGAGTGGAGGCAGTGAATATGGAACCGGACCAGGTCGGAAACGGAGACGGAAGCACcgagaaaaaaaggagaagaagacaaAGCGGCGGAaaaaaggggagggagagggggggcAAAAG CAAGTGGAACAGAAGTCATCAGCAACCCTACTTCTGACCTGGGGCCTGGAGGACGTGGAACATGTGTTCTCCGAGGAAGATTACCACACACTCACCAACTACAAAGCCTTCAGCCAATTCATGAG GCCCCTGATTGCTAAGAAGAATCCTAAGATCCCAATGTCTAAGATGATGACCATTCTCGGGGCCAAGTGGAGAGAGTTCAGCGCCAACAACCCCTTCAAGGGGTCGGCGGCTGCTgtggcagcagcagcggcagccgcGGCGGCAGCTGTAGCTGAGCAGGTGTCAGCCGCTGTCTCCTCGGCCACCCCCATAGCACCTTCCGGACCCCCTGCCCTTCCACCACCCCCTGCTGCTGATATCCAGCCCCCACCCATCCGAAGAGCCAAAACCAAAGAGGGCAAAG GTCCAGGCCACAAGCGGCGGAGTAAGAGCCCCCGAGTGCCTGACGGACGCAAGAAGCTTAGGGGAAAGAAGATGGCACCACTCAAAATCAAGCTAGGGCTGCTGGGTGGCAAGAGAAAGAAGGGCGGCTCG AGTGACGAGGGTCCCGAACCGGAGGCCGAGGAATCAGACCTGGACAGCGGCAGTGTCCACAGTGCCTCAGGCCGCCCTGATGGCCCCATCCGCACCAAGAAACTAAAACGAGGCCGgccaggaaggaagaagaagaagg TTCTGGGCTGTCCCGCTgtggctggggaggaggagaTTGACGGCTACGAGACAGATCACCAGGATTACTGTGAGGTGTGCCAGCAGGGTGGGGAGATCATTCTGTGTGACACCTGCCCTCGTGCCTACCACCTCGTCTGCCTTGATCCTGAGCTTGACCGGGCTCCTGAGGGCAAGTGGAGCTGCCCTCACTGT GAGAAGGAGGGGGTCCAGTGGGAagccaaggaggaggaggaagactaTGAAGAGGacggggaggaggaaggggagaaggaggaagaagatgacCACATGGAGTATTGCCGCGTGTGCAAGGATGGCGGGGAGCTGCTGTGCTGCGACGCCTGCATCTCCTCCTACCACATCCACTGTCTGAACCCCCCGCTGCCCGACATCCCCAACGGCGAATGGCTGTGTCCCCGATGCACC TGTCCTGTGCTGAAAGGCCGTGTGCAGAAGATCCTGCACTGGCGGTGGGGGGAGCCACCCGTGGCCGTGCCAGCCCCCCAGCAGGCAGACGGGAATCCGGATGCCCCACCTCCACGACCTCTTCAAGGCAGATCCGAGCGAGAGTTCTTTGTCAAGTGGGTGGGCCTGTCCTACTGGCACTGCTCCTGGGCCAAGGAGCTGCAG CTGGAAATCTTCCACTTGGTGATGTACCGAAACTACCAACGGAAGAATGACATGGATGAGCCCCCACCCCTGGACTATGGCTCTGGTGAGGACGACGGCAAGAGTGACAAGCGCAAGGTGAAGGACCCGCACTATGCCGAGATGGAGGAGAAGTACTATCGTTTTGGCATCAAGCCAGAGTGGATGACCGTCCACCGGATCATCAACCACAG TGTGGATAAAAAGGGGAATTACCACTATCTAGTGAAATGGAGGGACTTACCCTATGACCAGTCCACATGGGAGGAAGATGAAATGAACATCCCTGAATATGAAGACCACAAGCAGAGCTACTGGAGACACCG AGAACTAATTATGGGGGAGGATCCTGCTCAGCCCCGCAAgtataagaagaagaagaaggagctgCAGGGTGATGGGCCTCCCAGTTCTCCTACTAACGAT CCTACAGTGAAATATGAGACTCAGCCACGCTTCATCACAGCCACAGGAGGCACACTACACATGTATCAGCTGGAGGGATTGAACTGGCTACGCTTCTCATGGGCCCAGGGCACTGATACCATTCTGGCTGATGAAATGGGGCTGGGCAAGACCATACAAACCATCGTCTTCCTCTACTCACTCTATAAGGAG GGCCACACAAAGGGTCCCTTCCTGGTGAGTGCCCCGCTGTCCACCATCATCAACTGGGAGCGGGAGTTCCAGATGTGGGCACCCAAGTTCTATGTAGTAACATACACGGGTGACAAGGACAGCCGAGCCATCATTCGTGAGAATGAGTTTTCCTTTGAAGACAACGCCATCAAAGGTGGCAAGAAAGCTTTTAAGATGAAG AGGGAGGCACAGGTGAAGTTCCATGTTCTCCTGACATCATATGAGCTGATCACCATTGATCAGGCAGCTCTCGGCTCCATCCGCTGGGCCTGTCTCGTGGTGGATGAGGCCCATCGGCTCAAGAACAACCAGTCCAAG TTTTTCAGGGTCCTCAATGGCTACAAGATAGATCATAAGTTGCTGCTGACAGGGACTCCATTGCAGAATAATCTGGAGGAGCTCTTCCATCTACTGAACTTCCTCACCCCAGAGAGGTTTAA CAacctggagggcttcctggaggagtttGCTGATATATCCAAAGAAGACCAAATTAAGAAACTTCATGACTTGCTGGGGCCACACATGCTGCGGAGGCTCAAGGCAGATGTCTTTAAGAACATGCCAGCCAAAACAGAGCTCATCGTTCGCGTGGAGCTGAGCCCCATGCAGAA GAAATACTACAAATACATCCTGACCCGAAATTTTGAGGCCTTGAATTCACGAGGTGGTGGGAACCAGGTGTCGCTGCTGAACATCATGATGGATCTTAAGAAGTGCTGCAACCATCCGTACCTCTTTCCTGTGGCTGCTATG GAGTCCCCCAAACTTCCCAGTGGGGCTTATGAGGGTGGGGCACTTATTAAGGCATCTGGGAAGCTCATGCTGCTGCAGAAGATGCTGCGAAAGCTGAAGGAGCAAGGACACAGAGTGCTCATCTTCTCGCAG aTGACCAAAATGTTAGACTTACTGGAGGACTTCTTAGACTATGAAGGCTACAAGTATGAGCGCATCGATGGCGGCATCACTGGTGCCCTGAGGCAGGAGGCCATTGACCGCTTCAATG CTCCTGGGGCCCAACAATTCTGTTTCCTCCTGTCCACCCGGGCCGGGGGCCTGGGCATCAATCTGGCCACTGCTGACACTGTCATCATCTTCGATTCAGACTGGAACCCCCATAATGATATCCAG GCCTTCAGCCGCGCTCATCGGATCGGCCAGGCCAACAAAGTGATGATTTACCGGTTTGTGACTCGTGCCTCTGTGGAAGAGCGAATCACACAGGTGGCCaagagaaagatgatgctgacacatctggtggtgcGGCCCGGGCTGGGCTCCAAGGCGGGCTCCATGTCCAAGCAGGAGCTGGACGACATCCTCAAATTTGGTACTGAGGAGCTATTTAAGGATGAAAATGAGG GTGAGAACAAGGAGGAGGACAGCAGTGTGATTCACTATGACAACGAGGCCATTGCTCGGCTCTTGGACCGGAACCAGGATGCAACTGAGGACACTGACGTACAGAACATGAACGAGTATCTCAGCTCCTTCAAGGTGGCCCAGTATGTGGTGCGGGAAGAAGACAAG ATTGAGGAAATTGAACGAGAGATCATCAAGCAGGAAGAGAACGTCGACCCCGACTACTGGGAGAAGCTGCTGCGGCACCACTATGAGCAACAGCAGGAAGACCTGGCGCGGAACCTCGGCAAGGGCAAGCGGGTCCGCAAGCAGGTCAACTACAATGACGCTGCTCAGGAGGACCAAG ATAATCAGTCAGAATACTCAGTGGGATCAGAAGAGGAGGATGAAGACTTTGATGAGCGTCCTGAAG GGCGTCGACAGTCAAAGAGGCAGCTTCGGAATGAAAAGGATAAGCCACTGCCTCCACTGCTGGCTCGAGTTGGGGGCAACATCGAG GTACTGGGATTCAACACCCGTCAGCGGAAGGCCTTCCTCAATGCGGTGATGCGCTGGGGCATGCCCCCGCAGGACGCCTTCACCACCCAGTGGCTGGTGCGGGACCTCAGAGGCAAGACTGAGAAAGAGTTCAA GGCCTATGTGTCTTTGTTCATGCGCCATCTCTGTGAGCCTGGGGCAGACGGCTCTGAAACCTTTGCTGACGGAGTCCCTCGGGAGGGGCTGAGTCGCCAGCAAGTGTTGACCCGCATTGGAGTCATGTCTCTCGTCAAGAAAAAG GTACAGGAGTTCGAGCACATCAATGGGCGCTGGTCTATGCCAGAGCTGATGCCTGACCCCAGTGCTGACTCCAAGCGCTCCTCCAGAGCCTCCTCTCCTACCAAAACATCTCCTACCACTCCTGAGGCCTCGGCTGCAAACAGCCCTTGCACCTCGAAACCTG CTACTCCAGCTCCCAGTGAGAAAGGAGATGGCATAAGGACACCTCTGGAGAAGGATGAAGCAGAAAACCAGGAGGAGAAGCCAGAAAAGAATAGCAGGATTGGGGAGAAGATGGAGACAGAG GCTGATACCCCCAGCccatccccatccctgggagAGCGGCTAGAGCCAAGGAAGATGCCTCTAGAGGATGAGGTGCCAGGGGTACCTGGAGAGATGGAGCCTGAACCTGGGTACCGGGGGGACAGAGAGAAGTCAG CCACAGAGTCGACGCCAGGAGAGAGGGGGGAGGAGAAGCCGATGGATGGACAGGAACACAGGGAGAGGCCGGAGGGGGAGACAGGGGATTTGGGCAAGAGAG CAGAAGATGTGAAAGGGGAGCGGGAGCTTCGGTCTGGGCCTCCTCGAGATGAGCCACGGTCCAATGGGCGACGtgaggagaaggcagagaaaccGCGGTTCATGTTCAACATTGCAGATGGTGGCTTCACAG AGCTTCACACGCTGTGGCAGAATGAGGAGCGGGCGGCTATTTCCTCCGGGAAACTCAACGAGATCTGGCACCGAAGACACGACTATTGGCTCCTGGCTGGGATTGTCCT CCATGGATATGCACGGTGGCAGGACATCCAGAATGATGCTCAGTTTGCCATTATCAATGAGCCATTTAAAACTGAAGCCAATAAGGGGAACTTTctggagatgaaaaataaattcctGGCCCGGAGATTCAAG CTCCTGGAGCAGGCGCTGGTGATTGAGGAGCAGCTGCGGCGGGCGGCCTACCTGAACCTATCACAGGAGCCGGCGCACCCCGCCATGGCCCTCCACGCCCGCTTCGCCGAGGCCGAGTGCCTGGCCGAGAGCCACCAGCACCTCTCCAAGGAGTCGCTGGCGGGGAACAAGCCGGCCAACGCCGTCCTGCACAAGGGTAAGGGCCGCGGCGGCCCCGCGCGGGGGAGGGCCCACAGCGCTGC TTCTGAACCAGCTGGAGGAGTTGCTGAGCGACATGAAGGCGGACGTGACCCGCCTGCCAGCCACGCTGTCCCGAATACCCCCCATCGCAGCCCGCCTTCAGATGTCCGAGCGCAGCATCCTCAGCCGGCTGGCCAGCAAGGGCACGGAGCCTCACCCCACACCG GCCTTCCCCCCGGGTCCATACGCTACACCTCCGGGGTACGGGGCGGCCTTCAGCGCCGCACCCGTCGGGGCCCTGGCCGCCGCAGGCGCCAATTACAGCCAGATGCCAGCAGGGTCCTTCATCACAG CCGCCACCAACGGCCCTCCAGTGCTggtgaagaaggagaaggaaatggtggggGCACTGGTGGCAGACGGGCTGGATCGGAAGGAGCCCCGAACCGGGGAGGTGATCTGTATAGACGACTGACCGGATCCCAGGCCTGCCCTTCACCCAGGTCCCGGCCTCGAGGTCGACCCCCAGCTCAGGCTCCGGGGCCTGCTGCCAATCCTCCACCTTCCCCTCCCCTTGGGCCACCACTGGGCTAG